In one window of Escherichia coli DSM 30083 = JCM 1649 = ATCC 11775 DNA:
- the recR gene encoding recombination mediator RecR: MQTSPLLTQLMEALRCLPGVGPKSAQRMAFTLLQRDRSGGMRLAQALTRAMSEIGHCADCRTFTEQEVCNICSNPRRQENGQICVVESPADIYAIEQTGQFSGRYFVLMGHLSPLDGIGPDDIGLDRLEQRLAEEKITEVILATNPTVEGEATANYIAELCAQYDVEASRIAHGVPVGGELEMVDGTTLSHSLAGRHKIRF; the protein is encoded by the coding sequence ATGCAAACCAGCCCGCTGTTAACACAGCTTATGGAAGCACTGCGCTGTCTGCCGGGCGTTGGCCCGAAGTCGGCGCAGCGTATGGCGTTCACGCTGCTTCAGCGCGATCGTAGCGGCGGGATGCGTCTGGCGCAGGCGCTCACCCGGGCGATGTCGGAAATCGGTCACTGCGCCGATTGCCGCACCTTCACCGAACAGGAAGTCTGTAACATCTGTTCGAATCCACGTCGTCAGGAAAACGGTCAAATCTGCGTGGTGGAGAGTCCGGCGGACATTTACGCCATTGAGCAGACGGGGCAGTTTTCAGGTCGTTATTTTGTGTTGATGGGACACCTGTCACCGCTGGACGGCATCGGTCCTGATGATATCGGGCTTGATCGTCTGGAACAGCGTCTGGCAGAGGAAAAAATCACTGAAGTGATCCTCGCCACCAACCCCACGGTTGAAGGTGAAGCTACCGCTAACTACATTGCCGAGCTTTGTGCGCAATATGACGTGGAAGCCAGCCGAATCGCTCATGGCGTACCGGTTGGCGGCGAACTGGAAATGGTCGATGGCACCACGCTGTCACACTCCCTTGCCGGGCGTCATAAGATTCGTTTTTAA
- the htpG gene encoding molecular chaperone HtpG: MKGQETRGFQSEVKQLLHLMIHSLYSNKEIFLRELISNASDAADKLRFRALSNPDLYEGDGELRVRVSFDKDKRTLTISDNGVGMTRDEVIDHLGTIAKSGTKSFLESLGSDQAKDSQLIGQFGVGFYSAFIVADKVTVRTRAAGEKPENGVFWESAGEGEYTVADITKEDRGTEITLHLREGEDEFLDDWRVRSIISKYSDHIALPVEIEKREEKDGETVISWEKINKAQALWTRNKSEITDEEYKEFYKHIAHDFNEPLTWSHNRVEGKQEYTSLLYIPSQAPWDMWNRDHKHGLKLYVQRVFIMDDAEQFMPNYLRFVRGLIDSSDLPLNVSREILQDSTVTRNLRNALTKRVLQMLEKLAKDDAEKYQTFWQQFGLVLKEGPAEDFANQEAIAKLLRFASTHTDSSAQTVSLEDYVSRMKEGQEKIYYITADSYAAAKSSPHLELLRKKGIEVLLLSDRIDEWMMNYLTEFDGKPFQSVSKVDESLEKLADEVDESAKEAEKALTPFIDRVKALLGERVKDVRLTHRLTDTPAIVSTDADEMSTQMAKLFAAAGQKVPEVKYIFELNPDHVLVKRAADTEDEAKFSEWVELLLDQALLAERGTLEDPNLFIRRMNQLLVS; the protein is encoded by the coding sequence ATGAAAGGACAAGAAACTCGTGGTTTTCAGTCAGAAGTGAAACAGCTTCTGCACCTGATGATCCATTCTCTCTATTCCAATAAAGAAATCTTCCTGCGTGAGCTTATCTCTAACGCCTCCGATGCGGCGGACAAGCTGCGTTTCCGCGCGCTTTCTAACCCGGACCTGTACGAAGGTGATGGTGAACTACGCGTTCGTGTCTCTTTCGATAAAGACAAGCGCACGCTGACCATCTCCGATAACGGCGTGGGGATGACCCGCGACGAAGTGATTGACCATCTGGGGACTATCGCTAAATCCGGCACCAAATCATTCCTCGAATCCCTGGGTTCTGACCAGGCGAAAGACAGCCAGCTGATCGGTCAGTTTGGTGTTGGTTTCTACTCTGCGTTTATCGTGGCTGACAAAGTGACCGTGCGTACTCGCGCGGCAGGCGAAAAACCAGAAAACGGCGTCTTCTGGGAATCGGCTGGCGAAGGTGAATACACCGTTGCCGACATCACTAAAGAAGATCGTGGTACTGAAATCACCCTGCATCTGCGTGAAGGCGAAGACGAGTTCCTCGATGACTGGCGTGTGCGTTCCATCATCAGCAAATATTCCGACCATATCGCGCTGCCGGTAGAGATCGAAAAACGCGAAGAGAAAGACGGCGAAACCGTTATCTCCTGGGAGAAAATCAACAAAGCGCAGGCGCTGTGGACTCGTAACAAGTCGGAAATCACCGATGAAGAGTACAAAGAGTTCTACAAACACATCGCCCACGACTTTAACGAGCCGCTGACCTGGAGCCACAACCGCGTTGAAGGTAAGCAGGAGTACACCAGCCTGCTGTACATTCCGTCTCAGGCACCGTGGGATATGTGGAACCGCGATCATAAACACGGTCTGAAACTGTATGTTCAGCGTGTGTTCATCATGGACGACGCAGAACAGTTCATGCCGAACTATCTGCGCTTCGTGCGTGGTCTGATTGACTCCAGCGATCTGCCGCTGAACGTTTCCCGTGAAATCCTCCAGGACAGCACGGTAACGCGTAACCTGCGCAATGCGCTGACCAAGCGTGTGCTGCAAATGCTGGAAAAACTGGCGAAAGACGACGCGGAAAAATACCAGACCTTCTGGCAACAGTTTGGCCTGGTACTGAAAGAAGGTCCGGCGGAAGATTTCGCTAACCAGGAAGCGATCGCCAAACTGCTGCGTTTTGCTTCTACCCATACCGATTCTTCTGCGCAGACCGTGTCTCTGGAAGACTACGTTTCCCGCATGAAAGAAGGGCAGGAGAAAATCTACTATATCACCGCAGACAGTTACGCGGCAGCGAAGAGCAGCCCGCACCTGGAACTGCTGCGTAAGAAAGGCATCGAAGTTCTGCTGCTTTCCGACCGCATCGATGAGTGGATGATGAACTATCTGACTGAGTTCGACGGTAAACCGTTCCAGTCTGTGTCTAAAGTTGACGAGTCGCTGGAAAAACTGGCTGACGAAGTTGATGAGAGCGCGAAAGAAGCGGAGAAAGCACTGACTCCGTTCATCGACCGTGTGAAAGCCCTGCTCGGCGAGCGCGTGAAAGATGTCCGTCTGACTCACCGTCTGACCGATACGCCAGCGATCGTTTCGACCGACGCGGACGAAATGAGCACTCAGATGGCGAAACTGTTCGCTGCGGCGGGCCAGAAAGTGCCAGAAGTGAAATACATCTTCGAACTGAACCCGGATCACGTACTGGTGAAACGTGCGGCGGATACTGAAGATGAAGCGAAGTTCAGCGAGTGGGTAGAACTGCTGCTGGATCAGGCGCTGCTGGCAGAACGCGGCACGCTGGAAGATCCGAACCTGTTTATTCGTCGTATGAACCAGCTGCTGGTTTCCTGA
- the dnaX gene encoding DNA polymerase III subunit gamma/tau, which produces MSYQVLARKWRPQTFADVVGQEHVLTALANGLSLGRIHHAYLFSGTRGVGKTSIARLLAKGLNCETGITATPCGVCDNCREIEQGRFVDLIEIDAASRTKVEDTRDLLDNVQYAPARGRFKVYLIDEVHMLSRHSFNALLKTLEEPPEHVKFLLATTDPQKLPVTILSRCLQFHLKALDVEQIRHQLEHILNEEHIAHEPRALQLLARAAEGSLRDALSLTDQAIASGDGQVSTQAVSAMLGTLDDDQALSLVEAMVEANGERVMALINEAAARGIEWEALLVEMLGLLHRIAMVQLSPAALGNDMAAIELRMRELARTIPPTDIQLYYQTLLIGRKELPYAPDRRMGVEMTLLRALAFHPRMPLPEPEVPRQSFAPVAPTAVMTPTQVPPQPQSAPQQAPTVPLPETTSQVLAARQQLQRVQGATKAKKSEPAAATRARPVNNAALERLASVTDRVQARPVPSALEKAPAKKEAYRWKATTPVMQQKEVVATPKALKKALEHEKTPELAAKLAAEAIERDPWAAQVSQLSLPKLVEQVALNAWKEESDNAVCLHLRSSQRHLNNRGAQQKLAEALSTLKGSTVELTIVEDDNPAVRTPLEWRQAIYEEKLAQARESIIADNNIQTLRRFFDAELDEESIRPI; this is translated from the coding sequence ATGAGTTATCAGGTCTTAGCCCGAAAATGGCGCCCACAAACCTTTGCTGACGTCGTCGGCCAGGAACATGTGCTGACCGCACTGGCGAACGGCTTGTCGTTAGGGCGTATTCATCATGCTTATCTTTTTTCCGGCACCCGTGGCGTCGGAAAAACCTCTATCGCCCGACTGCTGGCGAAGGGGCTAAACTGCGAAACTGGCATTACCGCGACGCCGTGCGGCGTGTGCGATAACTGTCGTGAAATCGAGCAGGGGCGCTTTGTCGATCTGATTGAAATCGACGCCGCCTCGCGCACCAAAGTTGAAGACACTCGTGACCTGCTGGATAACGTCCAGTACGCGCCAGCGCGTGGTCGTTTTAAAGTTTATCTGATCGACGAAGTGCATATGCTGTCGCGCCACAGCTTTAACGCACTGTTAAAAACCCTTGAAGAACCGCCGGAGCACGTCAAGTTTCTGCTGGCGACGACCGATCCGCAGAAATTGCCGGTGACGATTTTGTCACGCTGTCTGCAATTTCATCTCAAAGCGCTGGATGTCGAGCAAATTCGCCATCAGCTTGAGCACATCCTCAACGAAGAACATATCGCTCACGAGCCACGGGCGCTGCAATTGCTGGCACGCGCCGCTGAAGGCAGCCTGCGAGATGCCTTAAGTCTGACCGACCAGGCGATTGCCAGCGGTGACGGCCAGGTTTCAACCCAGGCCGTCAGTGCGATGCTGGGTACGCTTGACGACGATCAGGCGCTGTCGCTGGTTGAAGCGATGGTCGAGGCCAACGGCGAGCGCGTAATGGCGCTGATTAATGAAGCCGCTGCCCGTGGTATCGAGTGGGAAGCGTTGCTGGTGGAAATGCTCGGTCTGTTGCATCGTATTGCGATGGTACAACTTTCGCCTGCTGCACTTGGCAACGACATGGCCGCCATCGAGCTGCGGATGCGTGAACTGGCGCGCACCATACCGCCGACGGATATTCAGCTTTACTATCAGACGCTGTTGATTGGTCGCAAAGAATTACCGTATGCGCCAGACCGCCGTATGGGTGTTGAGATGACGCTGCTGCGCGCGCTGGCGTTCCATCCGCGTATGCCTCTGCCTGAGCCAGAAGTGCCACGCCAGTCCTTTGCGCCCGTTGCGCCAACGGCAGTAATGACGCCAACACAGGTGCCGCCGCAACCGCAATCAGCGCCGCAGCAGGCACCGACTGTACCGCTCCCGGAAACCACCAGCCAGGTGCTGGCGGCGCGCCAGCAGTTGCAGCGCGTGCAGGGAGCAACCAAAGCAAAAAAGAGTGAACCGGCAGCCGCTACCCGCGCGCGGCCGGTGAATAACGCTGCGCTGGAAAGACTGGCTTCGGTCACCGATCGCGTTCAGGCGCGCCCGGTGCCATCGGCGCTGGAAAAAGCGCCAGCCAAAAAAGAAGCGTATCGCTGGAAGGCGACCACTCCAGTGATGCAGCAAAAAGAAGTGGTCGCCACGCCGAAGGCGCTGAAAAAAGCGCTGGAACATGAAAAAACGCCGGAACTGGCGGCGAAGCTGGCGGCAGAAGCCATTGAGCGCGACCCGTGGGCGGCTCAGGTGAGTCAACTTTCGCTACCAAAACTGGTCGAACAGGTGGCGTTAAATGCCTGGAAAGAGGAGAGCGACAACGCAGTATGTCTGCATTTGCGCTCCTCTCAGCGGCATTTGAACAACCGCGGCGCACAGCAAAAACTGGCTGAAGCGTTGAGCACGTTAAAAGGTTCAACGGTTGAACTGACTATCGTTGAAGATGATAATCCCGCGGTGCGTACGCCGCTGGAATGGCGTCAGGCGATATACGAAGAAAAACTTGCGCAGGCGCGCGAGTCCATTATTGCGGATAATAATATTCAGACCCTGCGTCGATTCTTCGATGCGGAGCTGGATGAAGAAAGTATCCGCCCCATTTGA
- the ybaB gene encoding YbaB/EbfC family nucleoid-associated protein has protein sequence MFGKGGLGNLMKQAQQMQEKMQKMQEEIAQLEVTGESGAGLVKVTINGAHNCRRVEIDPSLLEDDKEMLEDLVAAAFNDAARRIEETQKEKMASVSSGMQLPPGFKMPF, from the coding sequence ATGTTTGGTAAAGGCGGTCTGGGTAACCTGATGAAGCAAGCCCAGCAGATGCAAGAAAAAATGCAGAAAATGCAGGAAGAGATCGCGCAGCTGGAAGTCACCGGCGAATCTGGCGCAGGTCTGGTAAAAGTGACCATCAACGGTGCACACAACTGCCGTCGCGTAGAGATCGACCCGAGCCTGCTGGAAGACGACAAAGAGATGCTGGAAGACCTGGTGGCTGCAGCATTCAACGACGCAGCACGTCGTATTGAAGAAACGCAGAAAGAAAAAATGGCCTCTGTATCCTCCGGAATGCAGCTGCCGCCTGGCTTTAAGATGCCATTCTGA
- the apt gene encoding adenine phosphoribosyltransferase has translation MTATAQQLEYLKNSIKSIQDYPKPGILFRDVTSLLEDPKAYALSIDLLVERYKNAGITKVVGTEARGFLFGAPVALGLGVGFVPVRKPGKLPRETISETYDLEYGTDQLEIHVDAIKPGDKVLVVDDLLATGGTIEATVKLIRRLGGEVADAAFIINLFDLGGEQRLEKQGITSYSLVPFPGH, from the coding sequence ATGACCGCGACTGCACAGCAGCTTGAGTATCTCAAAAATAGCATCAAAAGCATTCAGGACTACCCAAAACCCGGCATTCTTTTCCGCGATGTCACCAGCTTACTGGAAGACCCGAAAGCTTACGCTCTCAGCATCGACTTGCTGGTTGAGCGTTACAAAAATGCGGGCATTACCAAAGTGGTCGGCACCGAAGCGCGTGGCTTCTTGTTTGGCGCTCCGGTAGCTCTGGGTCTGGGCGTTGGCTTTGTACCGGTCCGTAAACCGGGCAAACTGCCGCGTGAAACCATCAGTGAAACTTACGACCTGGAATACGGCACCGATCAGCTGGAAATCCACGTTGATGCCATCAAACCGGGCGATAAAGTTCTGGTGGTGGACGATCTGCTGGCAACCGGCGGCACTATCGAAGCGACCGTTAAACTGATCCGTCGTCTGGGTGGTGAAGTAGCTGACGCTGCGTTCATTATCAACCTGTTCGATCTCGGCGGCGAACAGCGTCTCGAAAAACAGGGCATTACCAGCTACAGCCTTGTCCCGTTCCCGGGCCATTAA